The genome window GTGAGGCAGAATGGCACCTTTTATTTCCTGTTTTTCCGCCTCAAGATCTATCATCCCGGAAAGCATCTTATTTAGAGCTACTGTTGTCTGCGGATAGAACTGACCAGCTACGATAGGTTTTCTTCGCGTCACTTTCCCTCCAATATTAGAATGGCGTACCTATCCAGGGTCAAAAATCTTTTTGCCACTCTCTTAATGTCCTCTTTTGTGACGATATCTATGTTTTTGTTGTAGTTCTTGTAATTATCATAGCCCAGCCCGTAAAGTTCATCCAGAGAAACCCCGAAGATAAAACTCGCGTTAGTCTGCATTTCTATCTGGCGCATTGCCTTTAGATGATTTTTAGACTTCTGTATATCCTGTTCGGTGGCACCTTTTTTTACAAAACGAGCTGTTTCCCTGAGCATGATCTCCTTGACCTTATCGATATTTTTCTTTGAGGTAAGTGTATATAAAACTATATACCCCGGGTCTATGCCCAGGACATGAAACGCGCCAGTCGCATAAGAAAGTCCTTGTTTCCCTCTGATGCTTTTAAAGAGAATTCCTGACTGGCCGGAAAACATGTTCACCATGATCTCAAGGGCGAATCTATCTCTATTATAAATATCTGCGCCGCGGAAACCTACAAGCACTAAGGATTGCTCCTTGTCTGTCTCAACGAGCTGAGTCCTTTTTCTTCTTATTGGCGACTCTTTCTCAGGAGACCGAATTCTGCTGGTTCCAGACGTGATAGCTGAAAAGTATTGTTTTACCAGTCCTTCTATCTCGCTAGTATTACAATCACCTGATATCCCGAGGACCATATTGTCTGCGGAAGTAATACCTCTATGAAGATCTACAAGGTCTTGCCTTTCTAACCTGGTTACGCTATCAATAGTACCTATAGCCTGGAAACCATAGGGGTGCGTCTTAAAAAGAAGCTTCTTTAATAATCTGTGGCCATGGTTAAAGACTTGATTGTCCTGCATTTCTATTGCGGAAATAAGTTCTGTCTTTTCTCTTTTTAACTCATTTTCCGGAAAAGAAGGATTCATGCACAGCTCTGAGGTAAGGCTCAGCGCATCTTCAACGTGTTCCCTCAGGCATTTTACCAGGATACCTACGCTATTATTGCCAGAATACGCGCTGACAGCCATGCCCCTTGACTCATAAAATTTTACTATTTCCTCTCGAGGCATAGACGTGGTCCCGTCTATAAACATAGTGCTCGCGAGCCCTGAGACGCCATTATTCCCCTCTGTCTCGACCCTCACACCAGCCTTAAAAAGCAGAGAAATAGCTACTATTGGCAGTGTATGATCCTCGGAGATCAGAACAGGTAATTTATTTTCAAGGGTTATTTTCTTTATCTGCCTCTGTGTCTTCTGCAAACTATCTTCGGATTCAGATGCAAGCGCGTTCCCAGAGCCACTTATAATAGCTATAGTCATATTGTCCTTGGTCAAATACCTTTTAGCTGTCTGCTGTATTTCTTCCCGTGTTACTGCCTTGATACGCTCTATATAGAATTCAAAAAACTTAGGGTTCCCGGTAAGAAGTTCTGCTATGGCAAAGTCATTTGCCTGAGATTCTATGGTCTCTTTTTGGTAGATATATCCTGCGAGAAAATTATTCTTTGCCTTTAGAAGATCCTCGTCGCTCACGCCATTTTCTTTTACATCGTTTATGACCTTTAGTATCTCATCTATGGCATTTTCTGTTGCTTCTTCTTTTAGCACACTTGATACAACAAAAAGGCCTGGGTCTTTTGGCGTGTAATTATATGCGGTAATGGCAAGTACCAGCGACTGTTTTATCCTTAATTCCTCATTCAAGATCGAGCCCTCGCCATCTCCAAGAATAAAAGATAAAAGATCCATGGCATGCAGGTCATTATCCAGGAGTGATGTGGAATGAAACGCGATATTTAGATACGCCCCATCAATATCCAGGGACTCTTCGGAAATATTCTGCGCTATTTGCTGGGGCTCTTCAGGAAGGACAGTGGATCTATTTTTGCCTCTTGGGATGCCTCCAAAAAGATGCTCTATCTCCTTCAAAGTCTCTTCCTTTTCAATGTCACCGACAACTGCTATCACGATGTTCTCAGGCGTATAGTTGGTATTGAAAAAGTCGATGAGGTCATCTCTTCCTAACCTTCTAAAATTCTCCTTATAACCGATGACAGGTATTTTATAAGGATGGGTGATATATGCGCTGGAAAAGGTCAGCCTGGAGACCCGACGGCCAGGGTCATCCTTGCCAAGGTCCATCTCCCTTTCTATAACAGCCATTTCTTTCTTTAATTCCTTTTTGTCAAAGCTAGGTACGGTCAACATCTCTTTTAGTATGTCCAGGGCAATGTCTTTGTGTTCCTTGAGGATGGTTATCCTGTAGCCCGTATAGTCATAGGAGGTAAAGCCATCTATACTTCCTCCATATTGATGTAATGTATTCTCTATAGTGCCAGTGGGATATTTGGCAGTGCCCTTGAAAAGCATATGCTCTGTCAAATGGCTTATACCACTGCCAAGGTATTCTCCTTCCCAAGCTGAGCCAACGTCCACAAAAACAGAAAAGACCACAATAGGATTTCTGTGGTCTTCTTTAATAATGACCCTTAACCCGTTCTCAAGGGCCTTGGTGTCCTGGGCGCATACGCGAGACGCGCTAAAAATAAAAAATGCCAAGGTGATTATTTTGGCAATGCTTACCCTGTTACAAATATTTGATGAGTGTCGCATGAACCTTCCTTTGCCTCTCATTATAGCTATTATGTAACAGGGCCTATCTTGGTCTTTGTGATGTCTTGGCTGCTCTTAGTCTTTTCCTCTTTTTCTCGCTTGGTTTTTCGTAATGTTTACGCGCCTTTAGCTGTTTTAGAATGCCTTCGCGCTCTATCTTCTTCTTGAAACGCCTGAGCGCCCTTTCCAAGGGTTCACCTTGCCCTACCTCTATTCTCGACATTTATCCTCACCTCTTTTCCAAGTTTTAGCCTGTATTCTATCCAAAAACCCCTACCCTGTCAAGGACATTCCCTAAACAAGTCTTATCTTCTGTAGGCCAGGTTTAAACCTGGCCTACAGAAGGAGGATAAGCTTATTTTTCAGGGTCTTTCATCTCTTTTTTAAATGCCTTTATGCCTTTTCCCAGATTTCTGGCGATCTCTGGAAGCTTTGCTGCCCCGAAGATTAAAAGGCATATTACGAGAATTACGATAAGTTCCGGCATGCCTATACCAAACATAATGACCTCCGTCTTATTTAATCTTGCTTAGTATCTTTTCTATATCCACGTACTCTTCCACTAATCTCTCAGCTGTCTTTGTCTTTTCTTTGTCATCTGGTCGTATCTTTATGGCGAGATCATGTATTTCGGCAGCTGTGGCATAAGTATGTTTCTTGCTCATGAGAACTGGTATCTTTGCCTCTTCTATAAGCGTTGTGATCTTCTTATCAGGCACTATCCCACCTGTAAGCACTATGCCTGCGATAGAGACGTTCCTTTTTGGCCTTTTCAGGAGGTGCGCGCTGAGTAACGTCATCAGTATGTCCTCTCTGTCACCAGGCGTTATTAGAAGTGAGCCATTTTCAATATAATCCAGTGCCGCGTGCGGCTGCATCGCGCCTACCAGGATATTTTGGACTTTATTGTGCATGCCGACCTTTTTTGAAATGAGCTTAATGCCTGTCTCTTCCATGATATGCTTTATCGTGGGTCTGGACAATGAGGATGTGTATGGTATAACACCCAGCACATCGATCCCTCTTTTTCCAAGGCCAATCTTTACTATTCTTTTTACCTTTTTATACTTAGACGGTAGAACCTTGTTTACGATAACACCTATGACATCAACGCCTTCCTTTTCAAATAAGGCCATGTTTAGCTCTATCTCATCAATCGGCCTTCCTATCCCGCCTGCTGTTACAAGTATCACCTTTGCGCCTAAAAGATTTGCCACCCTTGCGTTCGAGAGGTCAAAGACAGAACCTACGCCAGCATGACCTGTGCCTTCGATGACAACAAGCTCTTTTTTCTTTGATACGCGTTCGAATGAGTCGATTATGTTGCTGACCAGTTTTTCATGGCCGCCTTTTTTTATATATTTTTCCGTAAAGCCCTTTTCAATGGCTATGGGGCTCATGTCTTTTAAGCGACATTTTGTGCCGCACACCTTTTCGATCAGCACAGAATCTTCGTCAGCCTTAAACCCGTCTTCAATAACATATCTCTGACCAACAGGTTTTATAAAACCAACACTCCTGAATCTTTTCTTAAACGCGTTTATAAGTCCCAGGGATATCGTGGTCTTACCGTCATTCTGCTTTGTAGCGGCTATAAATATCTTACCTTTTGTCATTTCTTCTCCCACCTCAATAGCTCTATTACTTTTGCCAGGGTACTGCCTTCGTCTATTTCTTTTCTTACGCGATTTTCCATTTCAAGGACATTCATGGCCCTATTTGCTATTTCCAATGCCTTTTGTGCCGGGATTACGACCACGCCATCGTCATCGCCTACTATATAATCTTCACTAAAGACCTTTGTGTCGCTGATGTTAACAGGTATGCCAATTTCTCCAAAACCTTTTGGCTCTCCGGCAGATGGCGAAGCGAGCTTACTAAACGCGGGAAAGCCAAGTTTTCTTATCTCTCCTACATCCCTTATCGCTCCGTCAATAACAACACCTGCTATTTTTTTCTGCATAGCGCCATGCGTTGCCAGCTCCCCCCATACAGCAGGTCCGACTCCACCAGCATCGATCACAATGACCTGGCCAGGCTCTGCAATGTCAATGGCCTCGACTGTCTTTGCCCAGTCACCAGGATATGTCCTGACTGTAAGAGCTCTTCCGAACATCTTTACGTCTGGCGTAATTGCTTTTAAAAACTTTAGGTCTCCTGTGCGGTGCATCGCATCTGAAATATTTGCAGTCGAGACCTTAGCCAGGACCTTTTCTATATCTTTTTCAGAGACTCGCTTGAATAATTCTGTTTTGACCTTTTTCATTGTCTGTAGTGATTTTTTTATATCAGCTGTGGCCTTTTTTGCGTTTTTAGATTTATTGATAGCTCCTCCGACTACGACTATAGACGCGCCTGATTTTACTGCTAAAGGTGCTGTTTCAGAATTTATGCCACCCGCAACAGCTATTTGCGTATTTATCTTTTTTGAGATCTTCTTAAGCTGACTAAACGGGTCTTTTGCCTTCATCTGGTCATCAATGGCGCAGTGGATCCCGATGTAGTCTACGCCGAGCGCCTCTATCTCTTTTGCTCTTTTTTCAGGGTCTTTTATTGCAATCAGGTCTGCCTGGATCTTTGCGCCATAATTATGCGCTGCCTCAACGCATTCTTTTATGGTCGAGTCGCTGGCAGCGCCGAGCACACATACTATGTTCGCGCCTGCCTTTGCCGCGATCTCCACTTCTGTGCGGCCAGCATCCATTATCTTCATGTCAGCCACTATGATCTTTTTCGGAAATTTCTCGCGCAGCTTGCGGACAGCATTTAATCCTTCGCTCTTTATCAGAGGCGTGCCTGCCTCTATCCAATCTACGCCACCTGCTACAGCCTCTTCAGCGCATTTCATGGCGCGGGAAAGATTAACAAAATCTAATGCGACCTGTAATATCGGTTTCATTTATTCTCCTAGGAAGGAGGCGAAACCTCCGCACATCAATGATGTGCGGAGGTTTCGCCTCCTTCGTCTATTCACCCATTATTTGAACCAATAATTCACGCGAACGTGGTCTATTGTCAAAATCTATGAATATGATCTGTTGCCACGTGCCAAGCTGCATCTGGCCATTGACAAAAGGAACTGAGATACTGGGACCTAGAAACGATGCCCTTACGTGCGCATAGCCATTTCCATCATGCCATCTCACGTTGTGTTCGTAGTGGCTGGATTTCGGCGCTATTTTTTCAAAATAATCTTTAAGGTCTTGCACTAACCCTGGTTCGTATTCCACTGTAGTAAGTCCGCCTGTTGAACCAGACACAAATACAGTAACAATGCCAGAGCCTAATTTGGACTTAGATAGGGCACTGGCCACTTGAGCAGTTATGTCAATAATATCCGTGTCACCTTTAGTGCTAAGTTTTATCTTTTTAGTAACGACTGACATGTTTTACCCTGTCTGACCTCGTAGGTCGGATTTAAATCCGACCTACGAGGTCTAATAATTTATTTCTTCCTATATGCGTTGAGGAATGAGTCGCAGTAGAGCTGCTTTTCCATGAGTAGCTCTGCTGTTATCGCAGCGTCTACTAGTTCTTTGTCTGTGGCGTCCATGATAGCTGCGTCAAGGCCGTTGGCTATTGCCATTGCTAGAAATGTCCTGTTAATGATGCTTTTACATTGAGAAGGCGCGCCCTGTGAAACATTGGAAAGGCCAAGTATGGTCTTTGGCGCGGGATCTGCGAGCATCTTTGACTCTCGTATAGTCCTTAGCACCTCTTTTGCATGCACCTGCGCAACGTTTACAGGGAGTATCACAGCATCCAGGTATAGATCTGACAGGTTAATGCCATGCTCCATGGCAGATGCTACGATCTTCATGCCGAGCTCGAGCCTGCCTTCGGTATCCTTTGGTATGCCTGCTTTGTCCATGGTCAAGCCTATGACTGAGGCATTGTATTTTTTTGCTAGAGTAAACAGCGAATCCATTTTATCCTGGTTGGCGTTTACGGAATTTATTATGGGTTTTGATTTACATGCTGATAGACCGGCTTCCATTACATCTTTTTTTGTTGTATCAATCGCAAGTGGCGCATCGCTGACTTCGGTAATGGTTTTTACAAGCCACTCCATTGCCTCTTTTGGGTTGTCTGATGATGGGCCAACATTTACATCAAGCGCGCTTGCGCCAGCTGAAGTCTGCTTTTTCGCAAGGTCCTGTATTACAGATTTATCTTTTTTCTGTATTGCCTGCGCCACATCCTTAAACATCCCGTTGATTCGCTCACCGATAATAAACATGTTAAGCTCCTGTGTTCTGTGTAATGTGTAAGGTGTAAGGTGTAATGTAACCGGGATAGCTTGGTACATTACACATTAAACATTACACCTTACACAAGTCCTGTATGATCTTTTTAGTCTCCTCAACCGCCCGAGGATGGTTCATGACAAGGATGTCTGAACCTGCATTGAGATACGCTACAGCAGTGGCTGTCTCATACAATGCACCCCTGTCTTTGCTAGGTCCCCAGTCTTTCGCAGCCTCGTCGCCAGTCTTTGCCTCTTTAGTACGCCAGACCTCTTGCCCCACAAAATTTATGAGAGGCATTGAAAGCATCTTGTCGCCTGATAGACCAGCAAGCCGCGTCCTTTCCATTATTGAATAAGTGTATTCCAGGCCATAGCCCAGCGCGCCTGTTGCGTGATGAATCACTATTTTATCCTGCGGGAATTGCATATCGCAGATAAGTATGTTCAGCTGCTTTGCAATATTTATGTCAATCGGTGCCTCAGAAATAATAGCATGACCTCCGCTCAAGCACGCTGCGGTCAGGGTCTTGTAATTTTCCTGTGTCGCAATACCAAAAAGACAGTTTTTGCCTTTTGCAACATCTGTGCAATGTACCATTACGTCGCTATCCTTTTGTGCAGTCCCGCTGCCTATTACAATAAGCGGCACATCCACAGCCTTTAAGATGTTTTCCAGTGTCTTGCCGGCATCTTGCCCAGAGGCGTTTTTCGTATCCGGGTGCGCGCTTGCAAGGCGAAGACATATCAAATCTGCTGAGAATTTCTCTACACAGAGCTTTGCCCATGCAACTGGATCCTTTAACGCAGCGCCGAAATTAGCCTTTAAGTCCTCTGGCCACTCAGGCGGCTCCATATCCCACACCTCCATTGCCACCTTAGGGGAATTCGGACATTTATCCTCACCTTTTATGAAAAATATACCCGTCTCCCCACCAACAGTAACCCTTGTCCCTTGTCCCTTGTCACTTGTCACTCCCAGCGCAACCTCACTTATTGTGTCCTGCCATTTTTCAATTACCCTGTCCATACTGTCTCCTTAAGTTCAAATTCTATTGTCTCTGGTATTTTTTCACCTGTCTCACTTATTTTTTGTATCTCTTCCTGAAAAGGAATATGACATTCTACAGTTAAGCCAGAATTATTTATTAGTTCCTGACTTTTCTTCTCAATAGTCCCTTTTGACTTATTTATAATGAGCGAGGCGCTTTTTACCTTTAGGCCAGCCTTTTTTGCAGTTTCGAATGCGTTTATAGCTGATCGTACACCAACTGCGGTTGTGTCGCTGACCAATAAAAGCTTATCTACGCGATCTGCTGTACGCCGGCTAAGGTGTTCCATGCCAGCTTCGTTGTCTATCACGATATATTTATAATTCTTACCGAGTTTTGACAGGTATTCTCTCAGGATATTGTTTATGGCGCAAT of Candidatus Gorgyraea atricola contains these proteins:
- a CDS encoding pitrilysin family protein, whose protein sequence is MRHSSNICNRVSIAKIITLAFFIFSASRVCAQDTKALENGLRVIIKEDHRNPIVVFSVFVDVGSAWEGEYLGSGISHLTEHMLFKGTAKYPTGTIENTLHQYGGSIDGFTSYDYTGYRITILKEHKDIALDILKEMLTVPSFDKKELKKEMAVIEREMDLGKDDPGRRVSRLTFSSAYITHPYKIPVIGYKENFRRLGRDDLIDFFNTNYTPENIVIAVVGDIEKEETLKEIEHLFGGIPRGKNRSTVLPEEPQQIAQNISEESLDIDGAYLNIAFHSTSLLDNDLHAMDLLSFILGDGEGSILNEELRIKQSLVLAITAYNYTPKDPGLFVVSSVLKEEATENAIDEILKVINDVKENGVSDEDLLKAKNNFLAGYIYQKETIESQANDFAIAELLTGNPKFFEFYIERIKAVTREEIQQTAKRYLTKDNMTIAIISGSGNALASESEDSLQKTQRQIKKITLENKLPVLISEDHTLPIVAISLLFKAGVRVETEGNNGVSGLASTMFIDGTTSMPREEIVKFYESRGMAVSAYSGNNSVGILVKCLREHVEDALSLTSELCMNPSFPENELKREKTELISAIEMQDNQVFNHGHRLLKKLLFKTHPYGFQAIGTIDSVTRLERQDLVDLHRGITSADNMVLGISGDCNTSEIEGLVKQYFSAITSGTSRIRSPEKESPIRRKRTQLVETDKEQSLVLVGFRGADIYNRDRFALEIMVNMFSGQSGILFKSIRGKQGLSYATGAFHVLGIDPGYIVLYTLTSKKNIDKVKEIMLRETARFVKKGATEQDIQKSKNHLKAMRQIEMQTNASFIFGVSLDELYGLGYDNYKNYNKNIDIVTKEDIKRVAKRFLTLDRYAILILEGK
- the rpsU gene encoding 30S ribosomal protein S21, with amino-acid sequence MSRIEVGQGEPLERALRRFKKKIEREGILKQLKARKHYEKPSEKKRKRLRAAKTSQRPR
- the tatA gene encoding twin-arginine translocase TatA/TatE family subunit, encoding MFGIGMPELIVILVICLLIFGAAKLPEIARNLGKGIKAFKKEMKDPEK
- a CDS encoding AAA family ATPase, with the translated sequence MTKGKIFIAATKQNDGKTTISLGLINAFKKRFRSVGFIKPVGQRYVIEDGFKADEDSVLIEKVCGTKCRLKDMSPIAIEKGFTEKYIKKGGHEKLVSNIIDSFERVSKKKELVVIEGTGHAGVGSVFDLSNARVANLLGAKVILVTAGGIGRPIDEIELNMALFEKEGVDVIGVIVNKVLPSKYKKVKRIVKIGLGKRGIDVLGVIPYTSSLSRPTIKHIMEETGIKLISKKVGMHNKVQNILVGAMQPHAALDYIENGSLLITPGDREDILMTLLSAHLLKRPKRNVSIAGIVLTGGIVPDKKITTLIEEAKIPVLMSKKHTYATAAEIHDLAIKIRPDDKEKTKTAERLVEEYVDIEKILSKIK
- the hxlA gene encoding 3-hexulose-6-phosphate synthase is translated as MKPILQVALDFVNLSRAMKCAEEAVAGGVDWIEAGTPLIKSEGLNAVRKLREKFPKKIIVADMKIMDAGRTEVEIAAKAGANIVCVLGAASDSTIKECVEAAHNYGAKIQADLIAIKDPEKRAKEIEALGVDYIGIHCAIDDQMKAKDPFSQLKKISKKINTQIAVAGGINSETAPLAVKSGASIVVVGGAINKSKNAKKATADIKKSLQTMKKVKTELFKRVSEKDIEKVLAKVSTANISDAMHRTGDLKFLKAITPDVKMFGRALTVRTYPGDWAKTVEAIDIAEPGQVIVIDAGGVGPAVWGELATHGAMQKKIAGVVIDGAIRDVGEIRKLGFPAFSKLASPSAGEPKGFGEIGIPVNISDTKVFSEDYIVGDDDGVVVIPAQKALEIANRAMNVLEMENRVRKEIDEGSTLAKVIELLRWEKK
- a CDS encoding secondary thiamine-phosphate synthase enzyme YjbQ, translating into MSVVTKKIKLSTKGDTDIIDITAQVASALSKSKLGSGIVTVFVSGSTGGLTTVEYEPGLVQDLKDYFEKIAPKSSHYEHNVRWHDGNGYAHVRASFLGPSISVPFVNGQMQLGTWQQIIFIDFDNRPRSRELLVQIMGE
- a CDS encoding dihydropteroate synthase; the encoded protein is MFIIGERINGMFKDVAQAIQKKDKSVIQDLAKKQTSAGASALDVNVGPSSDNPKEAMEWLVKTITEVSDAPLAIDTTKKDVMEAGLSACKSKPIINSVNANQDKMDSLFTLAKKYNASVIGLTMDKAGIPKDTEGRLELGMKIVASAMEHGINLSDLYLDAVILPVNVAQVHAKEVLRTIRESKMLADPAPKTILGLSNVSQGAPSQCKSIINRTFLAMAIANGLDAAIMDATDKELVDAAITAELLMEKQLYCDSFLNAYRKK
- a CDS encoding acetyl-CoA decarbonylase/synthase complex subunit delta; this translates as MDRVIEKWQDTISEVALGVTSDKGQGTRVTVGGETGIFFIKGEDKCPNSPKVAMEVWDMEPPEWPEDLKANFGAALKDPVAWAKLCVEKFSADLICLRLASAHPDTKNASGQDAGKTLENILKAVDVPLIVIGSGTAQKDSDVMVHCTDVAKGKNCLFGIATQENYKTLTAACLSGGHAIISEAPIDINIAKQLNILICDMQFPQDKIVIHHATGALGYGLEYTYSIMERTRLAGLSGDKMLSMPLINFVGQEVWRTKEAKTGDEAAKDWGPSKDRGALYETATAVAYLNAGSDILVMNHPRAVEETKKIIQDLCKV
- a CDS encoding AAA family ATPase: MPYIIAIAGKGGVGKTTVSALLIRRLLKIDRPILAIDADPNANLNVALGLEYNETISDIREEAKKSSSASFSKSDLFNMRLEEIITEGEGIDLLVMGRPEGPGCYCAINNILREYLSKLGKNYKYIVIDNEAGMEHLSRRTADRVDKLLLVSDTTAVGVRSAINAFETAKKAGLKVKSASLIINKSKGTIEKKSQELINNSGLTVECHIPFQEEIQKISETGEKIPETIEFELKETVWTG